In the genome of Massilibacillus massiliensis, one region contains:
- a CDS encoding YwmB family TATA-box binding protein has product MKKCIAIILLSLCVNFIFVGKAQNVPVMLNEPLSAAMQATGAEADMFYLNVWAKLPNEYEHVAIFMRIEKEIMKALGFSEDVYTIEVSESPEKIDVKANVDLEDKRMQITICKIISPESTSSVTYLTINYKEKSPQESTILEAKSKFKNIVQNFHATPTITTCLQGHLDGKLRNDEWSLYLQDAFDAIGATPIKKTDAKTYFSYTGFAPTIEERVIAGKDIVNLHMIMRYNEYDRRTHVIVGSPLISIEY; this is encoded by the coding sequence ATGAAAAAGTGTATAGCTATTATTCTTTTGAGCTTGTGTGTAAATTTTATTTTTGTGGGGAAAGCACAAAATGTTCCGGTAATGCTAAACGAACCTTTAAGTGCTGCTATGCAGGCAACAGGTGCTGAGGCGGATATGTTTTATCTTAATGTATGGGCAAAACTGCCAAATGAGTATGAACATGTTGCGATTTTTATGCGCATTGAGAAGGAAATTATGAAGGCATTGGGTTTCTCGGAAGATGTATATACGATAGAAGTTTCTGAAAGTCCGGAAAAAATTGATGTAAAGGCAAACGTTGATCTTGAAGATAAGAGAATGCAAATCACCATTTGTAAAATAATATCACCAGAAAGTACAAGTAGTGTAACGTATTTGACAATCAATTATAAGGAAAAATCACCGCAGGAATCGACAATTCTTGAAGCAAAGTCGAAATTTAAAAATATTGTGCAAAATTTCCATGCAACTCCGACGATTACCACTTGCTTACAAGGCCATCTTGATGGTAAACTAAGGAATGATGAGTGGTCATTATACTTGCAGGATGCTTTTGATGCAATCGGAGCAACCCCTATAAAAAAGACGGATGCAAAAACTTATTTTAGTTATACTGGGTTTGCACCGACGATTGAAGAACGGGTGATTGCTGGGAAAGATATCGTGAATCTTCATATGATTATGCGGTATAATGAATATGATAGGCGTACCCATGTAATTGTGGGTTCTCCGTTAATTTCAATTGAGTATTAG
- the atpG gene encoding ATP synthase F1 subunit gamma, whose translation MANLQDIRRRIKSVKNIQQITKAMKMVAAARLRRAQESALANKPYADKMRQVLNDVAASAGEISHPLLEVRQVEKKVYVVLASDKGLAGAYASNVFKEVVANISNKSEADLVTVGRKSCEYFKNRGYSVTAEYTGFSERPTFEDARVIASKIIDMFTKGECDEIYMVYTNFITTINVVPTTVKLLPFTGIEGQEAEGSEYIYEPSAGEVLGHLLPQYLETMIYAALLQASASELGSRMTAMSNATDNAETLIHKLVLTYNKIRQAGITTEINEIVSGAEALN comes from the coding sequence TTGGCGAATTTACAAGATATCCGTCGTCGGATAAAGAGTGTAAAAAACATTCAGCAAATCACTAAAGCCATGAAAATGGTTGCTGCAGCTCGTCTGCGCCGCGCTCAGGAAAGTGCTTTAGCAAACAAGCCATATGCAGATAAAATGCGTCAAGTATTAAATGATGTAGCCGCAAGTGCTGGCGAAATCAGTCATCCATTACTTGAAGTAAGACAAGTTGAAAAGAAAGTATATGTTGTTTTGGCTTCCGATAAAGGACTTGCTGGAGCTTATGCCAGCAATGTTTTTAAAGAAGTTGTAGCTAATATTTCAAATAAAAGCGAGGCGGATCTCGTCACTGTAGGCAGAAAATCTTGCGAATACTTTAAAAATCGCGGTTATTCTGTTACTGCTGAGTACACAGGTTTTAGTGAAAGACCGACGTTTGAAGATGCAAGAGTGATTGCATCTAAAATCATTGATATGTTTACAAAAGGTGAATGTGATGAAATTTATATGGTGTATACCAATTTTATCACGACCATTAACGTCGTTCCAACAACGGTAAAATTGCTGCCGTTTACAGGTATTGAAGGGCAAGAAGCAGAGGGCAGCGAATACATTTATGAACCGTCTGCCGGTGAAGTTCTTGGTCATCTATTACCACAATATCTAGAAACTATGATTTATGCAGCGTTATTACAAGCATCTGCGAGTGAGCTTGGTTCACGTATGACGGCAATGAGCAATGCAACAGATAATGCAGAAACTTTGATTCATAAATTAGTCTTAACTTATAATAAAATTCGTCAGGCTGGTATTACTACGGAGATTAATGAAATCGTGAGTGGTGCAGAAGCCTTGAATTAA
- a CDS encoding sensor domain-containing diguanylate cyclase: protein MIRNQADTMGKSTTKLFDLETYRTLLEYNGDILFEWDLETDRFFVTANWFDIFGYMPSSYNFSREIENSTNIHPDDLHKFKDYIKTIYYNQHDLANKKFFSKLELRFRNSYDAYVWCKVSLATDFSSRNLPYKISGIITDIDFDKKQCETLLNQAQKDLLTGLYNKVTTQQFIEECLQQHTSSKHALLIIDIDGFKAINDTFGHLFGDAVISDLATTIKSNFLDSDIVGRIGGDEFMVLMKNFDQAKSLQQKSQNLIDALRRSYITDRKEYRLSGSIGIAIYPIHSKTFSELFSAADQALYYAKGNGKNRYIIYAKQLPKVDYQNPRINHDANLSQGKKSFHDNLPEYIFKLLYSSVDSTATAKMLLELLGKHFNVSRTFIYERSKNGNHYTITFQWCNQNITPIKQALKILPADKVETFYTEQQQQNLLNCSDITLLPEKQRKHFAKENIKACLHSRIIENGIPKGCIGFDECTLARKWTTEEIDILTITAEMLATFLLKKNSLKGLKKTKSYLLDILHHVNAWLCVVDRYTHDILFINRKLNADLCQHKHGNTCHQIFHNRETPCIDCPMKRLSLTDRHTTKEVYNQTTRTWQKVTISKINWDDYPDACLIQIDDISAQKELEFLPMN, encoded by the coding sequence ATGATAAGGAATCAGGCTGATACTATGGGAAAAAGCACAACAAAATTATTTGATTTGGAGACTTATCGTACACTTTTAGAATACAACGGAGATATCCTATTCGAATGGGATTTAGAAACCGATCGTTTTTTTGTTACGGCGAATTGGTTTGATATTTTTGGCTATATGCCATCAAGCTATAACTTCAGCCGAGAAATCGAAAACTCCACAAATATACATCCAGATGATCTTCATAAATTTAAAGACTATATTAAAACGATTTACTATAATCAGCATGATTTAGCAAATAAAAAATTCTTCTCTAAATTAGAATTACGCTTTCGCAATAGTTATGATGCGTATGTCTGGTGTAAAGTTAGTTTAGCAACCGATTTTTCCAGTCGTAATCTCCCCTATAAAATATCCGGTATAATTACAGATATTGATTTTGATAAAAAACAATGCGAGACTTTATTAAATCAAGCACAAAAAGATCTATTAACCGGTCTTTATAATAAAGTAACGACGCAGCAATTCATTGAAGAATGTCTTCAACAGCATACGTCTTCTAAACATGCACTTCTCATCATTGACATCGACGGTTTTAAAGCCATCAATGATACCTTCGGGCATCTATTCGGTGATGCCGTTATCTCCGATTTAGCTACGACGATCAAAAGTAATTTTCTTGATTCCGATATCGTTGGGCGCATCGGCGGCGATGAATTTATGGTTCTTATGAAAAATTTTGACCAAGCGAAAAGTTTACAGCAAAAATCACAAAATTTAATTGATGCATTACGTCGTTCCTATATTACAGATCGGAAAGAATATCGGTTATCCGGCAGCATTGGCATTGCCATCTATCCAATACATAGCAAAACATTCAGTGAACTATTCAGTGCCGCCGATCAGGCGCTATATTATGCAAAAGGAAACGGAAAAAATAGATATATCATATACGCTAAACAATTGCCCAAAGTCGATTATCAAAATCCTCGTATCAATCACGATGCGAATCTATCCCAGGGTAAGAAATCATTTCACGACAATTTACCAGAATATATTTTTAAACTTTTATATAGCTCCGTAGACAGCACGGCTACAGCTAAAATGCTTTTAGAATTGCTTGGTAAACATTTTAATGTCAGCCGCACTTTCATTTACGAACGTAGTAAAAATGGAAATCACTATACAATAACTTTTCAATGGTGCAATCAAAATATTACCCCAATCAAACAGGCGCTAAAAATTTTACCAGCAGATAAAGTAGAAACTTTTTATACCGAACAACAACAGCAAAACTTGCTCAATTGCAGTGATATTACTTTATTACCTGAAAAACAACGCAAGCACTTTGCTAAAGAAAATATCAAAGCCTGTCTGCACAGCAGAATCATCGAGAACGGCATTCCCAAAGGCTGTATTGGCTTCGATGAATGCACTCTAGCACGTAAATGGACAACTGAAGAAATCGATATTCTGACAATTACCGCTGAAATGTTGGCAACTTTTCTACTCAAAAAAAATTCGCTAAAAGGCCTAAAGAAAACTAAATCCTACTTATTAGATATCTTACATCATGTAAATGCTTGGCTCTGTGTAGTCGATCGCTATACGCATGATATTTTATTCATCAACAGGAAATTAAATGCAGATCTTTGTCAGCACAAGCATGGTAATACATGTCACCAAATTTTTCACAATCGCGAAACCCCCTGTATAGATTGCCCTATGAAACGACTGTCTTTAACCGATCGACATACAACAAAAGAAGTATATAATCAAACCACTCGCACATGGCAAAAAGTAACCATCTCTAAAATTAATTGGGATGATTATCCAGATGCATGTCTGATACAGATTGATGATATTTCCGCACAAAAAGAACTTGAATTTTTGCCAATGAATTAA
- the licT gene encoding BglG family transcription antiterminator LicT, which translates to MKIEEVLNNNAVVCLNEKLQEYVVVGRGIAFRLKNGDSLPDANKVQKIFTFSNTDAVARFKQVAKEIALEYILLSAKIIDYAKETYAKKLDDRIYVTLTEHIYRVIGRESYGFQLKNAMRWEIRHIYKEEFMIGKKALAIIERQCNIELKEDEAAFIALHFVNAELNGDLDNIVDVTKVIQGILATVKNHFKIEYDDESINYSRFITHLKFLAQRLFSGKIYPDKDDEMFDTMSEKYVDTYECVKKIKAMISEEYEYELTKEEQMYLIIHIEKVIR; encoded by the coding sequence ATGAAGATTGAGGAAGTTTTAAATAATAATGCCGTTGTTTGTTTAAATGAAAAGTTGCAAGAGTATGTTGTTGTAGGGAGAGGAATTGCTTTTCGTTTGAAAAACGGGGATTCGCTGCCTGATGCAAATAAAGTACAGAAAATTTTTACTTTTTCCAATACGGATGCAGTTGCACGTTTTAAACAAGTTGCGAAAGAAATTGCTTTAGAGTATATTCTTTTAAGTGCAAAAATCATTGACTATGCAAAAGAAACCTATGCAAAAAAATTAGATGATCGTATTTACGTAACGTTAACGGAGCACATTTATCGTGTCATTGGTCGAGAAAGCTATGGTTTTCAATTGAAAAATGCGATGCGTTGGGAAATCCGGCATATTTATAAAGAAGAATTTATGATTGGGAAAAAGGCGTTAGCGATCATCGAAAGACAATGTAATATTGAATTAAAGGAAGATGAAGCAGCTTTTATTGCACTTCACTTTGTAAATGCAGAGTTAAATGGGGATTTAGATAACATCGTCGATGTCACGAAAGTGATTCAGGGGATTTTGGCTACAGTAAAAAATCATTTCAAAATTGAATATGATGATGAATCTATCAATTACAGCCGTTTTATTACACATTTAAAATTTTTAGCACAACGTCTATTCAGCGGTAAAATTTATCCGGATAAAGATGATGAAATGTTTGATACGATGAGCGAAAAATATGTTGATACATATGAGTGTGTAAAGAAAATTAAGGCAATGATTTCAGAAGAATATGAATACGAATTAACCAAAGAAGAACAGATGTATTTGATTATTCATATCGAAAAGGTAATCAGATGA
- the atpC gene encoding ATP synthase F1 subunit epsilon — MANTIKLEIVSPEKIVYATDVNMLIVRSTDGELGILPNHAPLIAALVPAPIRALTDDGEKLIAVSGGFIEVQPKKITILATNAELPDAIDVDRAQKAYDRAFERLQTKSDSVDTARAHAALDRAKARLVATKSFHQK, encoded by the coding sequence ATGGCTAATACAATTAAGCTAGAAATTGTTTCTCCAGAAAAAATCGTGTATGCTACTGATGTGAATATGCTGATTGTCAGAAGTACAGATGGCGAACTTGGTATTTTACCAAATCATGCACCTTTAATTGCAGCGCTTGTACCAGCGCCAATTCGGGCGTTAACAGATGATGGTGAAAAATTAATCGCAGTCAGTGGTGGCTTTATCGAGGTACAGCCGAAGAAAATCACAATTCTTGCGACAAACGCAGAATTGCCTGATGCAATTGATGTGGATCGTGCACAGAAAGCATATGATAGGGCTTTTGAACGGTTACAGACGAAGAGTGATTCAGTTGATACTGCACGGGCACATGCTGCATTAGATCGTGCGAAAGCACGTCTAGTGGCAACAAAAAGTTTTCATCAGAAATAA
- a CDS encoding oxidoreductase yields MAKLLEEIQLKHMKIKNRIVRSATHCFLGNADGTMTDAEYEMYEELAKNDIGLIITGHCSVSSTGMANEDQTAIYDDTFIPQFEKLHQLVRPYQARIIAQINHAGPRAVNHEDLAGVSAAELKKGKVARELTLAEIGMIKKQFVEAAYRIKQSGLDGVQFHVAHSYLLSQFIDKTFNHRTDAYGGSLENRFRIVREILLDVRARCGEDFPLFVKVNNDTRTEDDAYEADLLYMLKEFETLGIEAVELSGVDFISQPRTATNYYINRIARLKKAVPGLPIILVGGVRSLPDIEQVLESGIDMVAMSRPFICEPDIVQRLLHGQEKSKCLNCSKCFVLPKIKKGIRCVLKRK; encoded by the coding sequence ATGGCAAAGCTATTAGAAGAAATTCAATTAAAACATATGAAAATAAAGAATAGAATTGTGCGTTCAGCAACACATTGTTTTCTTGGAAATGCAGATGGTACAATGACCGATGCAGAGTACGAGATGTATGAAGAACTCGCAAAAAATGATATTGGACTCATCATTACTGGGCATTGCAGTGTCTCATCAACAGGTATGGCAAATGAAGACCAAACTGCAATTTATGATGATACATTTATTCCGCAATTTGAGAAATTACATCAGCTCGTTAGACCTTATCAGGCAAGAATTATTGCACAGATTAATCATGCTGGACCGCGTGCGGTAAATCACGAGGATTTGGCAGGGGTATCCGCAGCTGAGCTTAAAAAAGGCAAGGTTGCCAGAGAATTGACGCTTGCAGAAATTGGTATGATTAAAAAACAGTTTGTCGAGGCTGCTTATCGTATAAAGCAAAGTGGTTTAGATGGGGTGCAGTTTCATGTTGCACATAGTTATCTATTGTCACAGTTCATTGATAAAACGTTTAACCATCGTACAGATGCTTATGGCGGGAGCTTAGAAAATCGGTTTCGGATTGTTCGTGAGATCCTCTTGGACGTAAGAGCGAGATGTGGTGAAGATTTTCCGCTGTTTGTAAAAGTCAATAATGACACAAGAACGGAAGACGATGCATATGAGGCGGACCTTCTTTACATGTTAAAGGAATTTGAAACTTTAGGAATTGAAGCAGTTGAACTCAGCGGTGTCGATTTTATTTCTCAACCGCGCACGGCGACAAATTATTATATCAATAGAATTGCGCGTTTGAAGAAAGCTGTGCCTGGACTTCCGATTATTTTAGTGGGCGGCGTGCGTTCTTTGCCAGATATAGAGCAAGTCTTGGAAAGTGGAATTGATATGGTTGCAATGAGTCGTCCGTTTATTTGTGAACCGGATATTGTACAGCGTCTCTTGCACGGACAGGAAAAATCGAAATGCTTAAATTGCTCAAAGTGCTTTGTTTTACCGAAAATAAAAAAGGGAATACGTTGCGTATTAAAAAGAAAATAA
- the spoIID gene encoding stage II sporulation protein D: MKKLLGMAMGLVALLVIGIPSVMMLIMGVQKSDTEGQGSGKLESMMIHVYLHEKDTVETMSLEEYVKGVLGAEMPAEFEEAALEAQAVAARTYAVKNMRKFGGGGVSDHPDADVSTDYTKNQAWLSQSALKERWGRKYEAYWKKISKAVEATQGQILVYEDKPIHALFHSTSAGRTASAKEVWGYDYPYLQSVECKWDEKSPRYSDTKSIALSEIETILGADAGVVAAVQSGDQSITKVLSLTESGRVKEIRIGSKTFKGQEVRNLLGLRSENFTVALQGDKLVFKTLGYGHGVGLCQYGANGMAKLGKSYKDILLHFYTSVSFKNIYGE; this comes from the coding sequence GTGAAAAAGCTACTGGGCATGGCAATGGGACTAGTAGCTTTATTGGTGATCGGAATACCAAGTGTAATGATGCTTATTATGGGGGTTCAAAAAAGCGATACCGAGGGGCAAGGGAGTGGAAAATTAGAAAGTATGATGATTCATGTTTATTTACATGAAAAAGATACAGTGGAAACGATGTCGCTCGAGGAGTATGTGAAAGGTGTACTGGGGGCTGAGATGCCTGCTGAATTCGAGGAAGCTGCATTGGAGGCACAAGCTGTTGCTGCTAGGACTTATGCAGTTAAGAATATGCGTAAATTTGGTGGTGGCGGCGTCAGTGATCATCCAGATGCGGATGTAAGTACCGATTATACGAAGAATCAAGCATGGCTGAGTCAAAGTGCGCTGAAAGAGCGTTGGGGCAGAAAATACGAGGCGTATTGGAAAAAAATCAGCAAAGCGGTAGAAGCGACACAGGGACAAATTCTGGTTTATGAGGACAAACCTATTCACGCATTGTTTCATTCTACTAGCGCTGGGCGTACTGCCAGTGCCAAAGAAGTGTGGGGCTATGATTACCCTTATCTGCAAAGTGTAGAGTGTAAATGGGACGAAAAATCACCGCGTTATAGTGATACCAAGTCGATTGCTCTGTCCGAGATCGAAACCATTTTGGGGGCAGATGCTGGTGTAGTGGCGGCAGTGCAGAGTGGTGATCAAAGTATTACGAAAGTGCTGAGTTTAACTGAATCTGGGCGGGTAAAAGAGATTCGGATTGGCAGTAAGACTTTTAAGGGGCAAGAGGTCAGAAATTTATTAGGCTTGCGTTCAGAGAATTTTACGGTAGCTTTACAGGGAGATAAATTGGTTTTTAAAACATTAGGCTATGGGCATGGGGTAGGTTTATGCCAATATGGGGCAAATGGGATGGCTAAACTTGGAAAAAGTTACAAGGATATTTTGCTGCATTTTTATACGAGTGTGAGTTTTAAGAATATTTATGGCGAATAA
- the atpD gene encoding F0F1 ATP synthase subunit beta, which produces MAKGKIVQVIGPVVDIEFPVDQLPAILNAVKIEGKAGDIEIKLTVEVMQHIGDSVTRCIAMSSTDGLTRGMEAEDTGAPISVPVGPETLGRVFNVLGETVDHNPEPVGNKEFWPIHRPAPKFDDQETATEILETGIKVVDLIAPYSRGGKVGLFGGAGVGKTVLIMELIHNIATQHGGYSVFAGVGERTREGNDLWSEMTESGVIDKTALVYGQMNEPPGARMRVALTGLTMAEYFRDVQGQDVLLFVDNIFRFIQAGSEVSALLGRMPSAVGYQPTLTTDVGALQERITSTKKGSITSVQAVYVPADDLTDPAPAATFAHLDATTVLSRQIAELGIYPAVDPLDSTSRIVDPHVIGEEHYQVARGVQAVLQKYKELQDIIAILGMEELSDEDKLTVSRARKIQRFLSQPFFVAEVFTGSPGKYVPLKETIRGFKEILEGKHDDIPEAAFYMAGSIDEVLEAARKMKGE; this is translated from the coding sequence GTGGCTAAAGGTAAAATCGTACAGGTTATTGGTCCTGTAGTAGATATTGAATTCCCTGTTGATCAATTACCTGCAATTTTAAATGCGGTAAAAATTGAGGGTAAAGCAGGCGATATAGAAATTAAATTAACTGTAGAAGTTATGCAGCATATCGGCGACAGTGTAACACGTTGTATCGCTATGAGCTCTACGGATGGTTTGACTCGTGGTATGGAAGCAGAAGATACTGGAGCTCCTATTAGTGTTCCAGTTGGTCCTGAAACGCTTGGTCGTGTATTTAACGTTTTAGGTGAAACTGTGGATCATAACCCAGAACCAGTAGGAAATAAGGAGTTTTGGCCAATTCATCGTCCAGCTCCTAAATTTGATGATCAAGAAACTGCAACTGAGATCTTGGAAACAGGAATTAAAGTTGTTGACCTTATTGCACCGTATTCCCGCGGTGGTAAAGTTGGTTTGTTTGGTGGTGCCGGTGTAGGTAAAACAGTTCTTATCATGGAACTTATCCATAACATTGCAACGCAGCATGGTGGTTATTCCGTATTTGCTGGTGTAGGTGAACGTACACGTGAAGGTAACGACTTATGGTCAGAAATGACAGAATCCGGCGTTATTGATAAAACAGCACTGGTATACGGACAGATGAATGAACCACCTGGAGCTCGTATGCGTGTTGCTTTGACAGGTCTTACAATGGCGGAATATTTCCGTGATGTGCAAGGGCAGGACGTATTATTATTCGTTGATAATATTTTCCGCTTTATCCAAGCTGGCTCAGAAGTTTCTGCACTCTTGGGACGTATGCCATCTGCGGTTGGATATCAGCCAACGCTTACAACTGACGTAGGTGCACTTCAGGAACGTATTACTTCAACGAAAAAAGGTTCTATTACCTCTGTACAAGCGGTATACGTACCTGCCGATGACTTGACTGACCCTGCTCCAGCTGCTACATTTGCGCATTTGGATGCAACGACAGTTTTATCTCGTCAAATTGCTGAACTTGGTATTTATCCTGCTGTGGATCCACTAGATTCTACTTCGCGTATTGTTGACCCGCATGTAATTGGGGAGGAACATTATCAAGTAGCACGTGGTGTGCAAGCAGTTCTTCAAAAATATAAAGAATTACAAGATATTATCGCAATTTTGGGTATGGAAGAGTTATCTGATGAAGACAAACTTACTGTATCAAGAGCGCGTAAAATTCAGAGATTCTTAAGTCAACCATTCTTTGTAGCGGAAGTCTTCACAGGTTCACCTGGTAAATATGTACCGTTAAAAGAAACGATTCGTGGCTTTAAAGAAATTTTAGAAGGTAAACATGACGATATTCCAGAAGCTGCTTTTTATATGGCTGGCAGCATTGATGAGGTATTAGAAGCAGCACGTAAAATGAAGGGGGAATAA
- the murA gene encoding UDP-N-acetylglucosamine 1-carboxyvinyltransferase yields the protein MEKLIINGGRALEGSVKISGAKNAVLPIIAATLLGQTPSLLEEVPDLEDVRTISEVLCQLGVKVVNNGDNTLQVDSTNIVSCEAPYELVRKMRASFLIMGPLLARCGHAKISLPGGCAIGTRPIDLHLKGFEALGAQIKIGHGYIEARAPKGLTGARIYLDFPSVGATENIIMAACMAEGQTILENPAHEPEIIDLVNYLNVMGANIRGAGTNVIKIEGVKRLEGKNYTIIPDRIEAGTYMVAAAMTRGNVYIENAISEHLKPVIAKLKEAGVTIEEEISGIRVRCDGPTKAVDIKTLPYPGFPTDMQAQFMAMQAVSEGTSVVTETVFENRFMHVDELKRMGANIKIEGRSAVVEGVRKLTGCQVKATDLRAGAAMVLAGLVADGETQIGYLHHIDRGYDKLVDKLCGLGADIKRTGK from the coding sequence ATGGAAAAGTTAATCATAAATGGTGGCAGAGCGCTGGAAGGCTCAGTTAAGATTAGTGGAGCAAAGAATGCAGTGCTGCCGATTATTGCGGCAACTTTATTAGGACAAACTCCAAGTCTATTAGAAGAGGTTCCAGATTTAGAGGATGTGCGTACGATTTCTGAAGTACTTTGTCAGCTTGGTGTTAAAGTCGTCAACAACGGCGATAATACCCTGCAGGTAGATAGTACAAATATTGTATCTTGTGAAGCGCCTTATGAACTCGTTAGAAAAATGCGTGCATCGTTTTTAATCATGGGACCATTACTTGCACGTTGTGGCCATGCAAAAATTTCTTTGCCGGGAGGATGTGCGATTGGTACGAGACCGATCGATTTACATTTAAAGGGGTTTGAGGCACTTGGTGCACAAATTAAAATCGGTCATGGCTATATTGAAGCAAGAGCACCGAAAGGATTGACCGGCGCAAGAATTTATCTCGATTTTCCAAGTGTTGGCGCAACAGAAAATATTATTATGGCAGCGTGTATGGCGGAGGGTCAAACAATTCTAGAAAATCCAGCCCATGAACCTGAAATTATTGATTTAGTAAATTATTTAAATGTCATGGGAGCAAATATTCGCGGGGCCGGTACCAATGTAATTAAAATTGAAGGTGTTAAACGCTTAGAGGGAAAAAACTATACGATTATTCCTGATCGTATTGAAGCTGGTACATATATGGTGGCAGCGGCAATGACAAGAGGAAATGTATATATTGAGAATGCGATTAGCGAACATTTAAAACCAGTGATTGCAAAGTTAAAAGAAGCTGGTGTTACAATTGAAGAGGAAATTAGCGGCATTCGCGTACGCTGCGATGGACCAACGAAAGCTGTTGATATAAAGACACTACCGTACCCGGGATTTCCGACCGATATGCAAGCGCAGTTTATGGCAATGCAAGCAGTATCGGAAGGAACGAGTGTGGTAACGGAGACTGTATTCGAGAACCGTTTTATGCACGTAGATGAACTGAAACGTATGGGAGCCAACATCAAAATTGAAGGCCGCAGTGCTGTTGTTGAAGGCGTGAGAAAGTTAACGGGTTGCCAGGTCAAAGCGACGGATCTTCGTGCTGGTGCTGCGATGGTACTTGCAGGACTTGTGGCAGATGGAGAGACACAAATTGGTTATCTGCATCACATTGATCGCGGATATGATAAACTGGTAGATAAACTTTGCGGATTAGGCGCTGATATAAAACGTACAGGAAAATAA